The DNA sequence GTCAGGAAGCCGCGGGTGATGTCATTGGCGAGCGCCTTGCGGTCAATTCCCGGCTGGTCCAGCGCCGTTGGGTCGGTCAGTGACTTGCCGTCGACCCAATCGATGGTCAGTACACGGCGGCCCGTCCGGTCCCAGTCCACTTTCGGGACCTGGAAATAGCCGTTCTTTTCGCTGAGCGCGCGCATCTCGTCCGCCCCGCCCGCTTCGAGGCGCAGATCGGTCTCGCGCATCATGGCCGTGGCGATGGTCTCGGTGAAAGCAACCGGCTTCAGGCGGCGGCTTTCCACCGAAATGCCTTCAATCGTCCGCGCGGCGCGCTTCATCGCAGACAATTCTTTTGACAGCTGCTCCTCGATTCTCGGACGCAGGATCTTCACGGCGCGCGGCCCGTCCGGCAAATCCATCCGGTGCACCTGCGCCAGCGACGCGGCGGCCACAGGCTCAGAGAGGTCGGCAAACAGACGGTCTGCTTCAGCCGCGCCGAACTCGGCCGTCAGGGCGGCCCGGGCTGCCTTCATGGAGAAGGGCGGCAGCTTGTCCTTGAGGTGGTCCAGGTCGGAGGTGACCTCGGTGCCAAACACGTCCGGCCGCGTAGCGAGGAACTGGCCCAGCTTGATATAAGCCGGCCCCAGGCCTTCAAGCGCGCGGGCCAGACGCTGGCCGGGTCGGCCGCGGGCCCCGCCCGTGAACAGGCGCAGCGTGCCGCCTGCGATCCGCGCCGACAGCGGCAGGCGGGACTGATAGTCCGCCGGCAGAATGACATCATGCCGCGCCAGCGCGATACCGGCCCGCATCAGGCGCCTGTAATCTCCGATCAGCCCCAAGCTGCTCTCCCGCATTCACTGGAACCGGACATAGCCGCAGTGCGTTGATAAATCACAAAACAATCTGAAAGGAGGCTCGCATGCCCAGGACCACTGGTTCGGATAACAACAAGTGGCTCTATTTCATTGCAGGCGCATTGATCGCCGGCCCCATCGGCTTTGGTCTCTACCACTTCGTTGGAGAGCCCGGCGGCAGCACCGGCGCCGATGTCGAAATTTCGGTGAGCGAAAACGGCATCCATATCGACGAAAACTGAGCGGGACGTCATCAGACGGCCCAGCCGAAATGCAGGGCTGCAATGCCGCCTGAAAAGTTGGTGACGGAGACGTTTGAAAACCCCGCCCCTTCGATCTCGGCACGGAAGGTTTCCTGATCGGGAAACTTCCGGATTGATTCCACGAGGTACTGATAGCTTTCCTTGTCGCCCGCGACGAGGCTGCCCAGCTGCGGGATGACATTGAAACTATAGGTATCGTAGGCCGCCTGAAGGGCGGGCGCTGTCATGTGGCTGAAT is a window from the uncultured Hyphomonas sp. genome containing:
- the ubiB gene encoding 2-polyprenylphenol 6-hydroxylase, with product MGLIGDYRRLMRAGIALARHDVILPADYQSRLPLSARIAGGTLRLFTGGARGRPGQRLARALEGLGPAYIKLGQFLATRPDVFGTEVTSDLDHLKDKLPPFSMKAARAALTAEFGAAEADRLFADLSEPVAAASLAQVHRMDLPDGPRAVKILRPRIEEQLSKELSAMKRAARTIEGISVESRRLKPVAFTETIATAMMRETDLRLEAGGADEMRALSEKNGYFQVPKVDWDRTGRRVLTIDWVDGKSLTDPTALDQPGIDRKALANDITRGFLTNAIEHGVFHADMHEGNLILTPEGKIALIDFGIIGRIGMTERRFLAEILWGFLKRDYVRVAEVHFEAGYVPASQSVGEFAQALRTIGEPIHGKPAEDVSMGRVLLQLFDYTHTFGMALRPELVLLQKTMVQVEGVARAIDPAHNIWNASEPVVESWIRRSFGPQGAAKLVSDNIREVTNRLKRLPEVMDRFDAFMAHELEEAPPPPKKPFAPWWGWFGFAVALAGLAVWAFK